The DNA segment GTACCTCCACGAGGCGGCGAAACAGATCGAATCCGACCCACAATTCGACGGCGAATTCCCGCAGTCGCCGACGGAACTCGAGGAACTGATGGGCGTCGGCCCGTACACGGCCAACGCCGTCGCGAGTTTTGCGTTCAACAACGGCAATGCCGTCGTCGACACCAACGTCAAACGCGTCTGTTATCGGGCGTTCGACGTGCCGGATGACGACGACGCGTTCGAAGCCGCGGCGAACCGCCTGCTTCCCGACGGCGAGTCCCGCGTGTGGAACAACGCGATCATGGAACTAGGGGCCGTCGCCTGTACCAAACAGCCGCGGTGTGACACGGCAGACTGTCCATGGCGAGAGTGGTGTCACGCCTACGAGACCGGCGATTTCACGGCCCCGGACGTTCCCACGCAGTCCGCGTTCGACGGGAGTCGACGGCAGTTCCGTGGGCGCATCGTGCGAACGCTCGAGGAGTACGACGAACTCGACCTCGACACCCTCGGTCACCGGATACGCGTCGACTACAGCCCCGACGGAAACCACGGTCGCGACTGGCTCGAGGGGCTGTTGGCCGACCTGGTCGACGACGGGCTGGTCGAACTCGAGGAGCGAAAAGGGGACGACGACACCGAGCGTATCGCCCGCCTTCGGCGGTAAAATTCGACGGCGACCGGACGTCGGCAAGGTTCGTGTCATCGACGTCGGCAATACTGACCCATCTACCTAGGCTGATAACTGACGGGTGACTGGGTGCACGTATGACCGACGACTCCGACCGTTCACTCGCCACCGACTCGCTTCACGCCGGCCAGGAGCCGGACCCGGCGACCGGGGCTCGAGCACCGCCGCTGTACCAGACCACGTCGTACGTTTTCGACGACGCCGACGACGCCGCTTCCCAGTTCGCCCTCGAGGAACCGGGCTACATTTATTCGCGGTTGATGAATCCGACGCTCGAGACGCTGCAAGGGCGACTGGCCGCACTCGAAGGAGGCGTGGGTGCGGTCGTGACGGCCTCTGGCATGGCCGCACTCGACCTCACGACGTTCCTCCTCGCGGAAGCCGGTGACAACATCGTCAGCTCTTCGTCGCTGTACGGTGGGACGTACACATATCTGACACACTCCGTCGAGCGTCGAGGTATCACTACCCGATTCGTCGATTCGCTCGATTACGAGGGCTATGCCGAGGCCATCGACGAGGACACCGCGTACGTCCACCTCGAGACGATCGGCAATCCAGCACTCGACACGCCGGATATCAGCCGAATCGCCGATATCGCTCACGACAACGGCGTCCCCCTGTTCGTCGACAACACGTTCGCGACGCCCGCGCTATGCCGCCCGCTCGAGCACGGCGCAGACCTCGTCTGGAACTCGACGACCAAGTGGCTCCACGGCTCTGGGACCACGGTCGGTGGCGTCGTCGTCGACGGTGGTTCGTTCCCCTGGGCAGAGTACCCCGAAAAATATCCCGAAATTGCCGCCGATAATCCGGCCTATCACGGAGTCAATTTCGCGGAAACGTTCGGCGACGCCGCGTTTACCTACGCCGCCATCGCTCGCGGGCTTCGTGATCTGGGCAACCAGCAATCGCCGTTCGACGCCTGGCAGACGATTCAGGGCCTCGAGACGCTGCCGCTGCGAATGGAACGTCACTGCGAAAACGCGATGGCCGTCGCCGAGTTCCTCGAGGATCACGAGGCCGTCTCCTGGGTCACTTACCCCGGCCTCGAATCACACCCCACACACGACAACGCCAGCCAGTACCTCGATGGTGGCTACGGCGGCATGATCACCTTCGGCCTGGAAGCGGGGTACGAAGCGGCCAGACAGACCGTCGAATCGACCGAACTCGCGAGTCTGCTGGCAAACGTCGGCGACGCAAAAACGCTCATCATCCACCCCGCCAGCACGACCCACCAGCAACTGAGCGCCGAGGAGAAAGAATCCTCTGGCGTCACCGATGACCTGATCCGTCTCTCGGTCGGTATCGAGGACCCCGGCCACATCATCGCCGATCTCGAGGCTGCTATCGAGAGCGCGACGTAGTAATTACGTTCCCTTTCGGACTCGTCTCCACCGGGCGCTGCCTTTTTTATCCCATGAGTGCCTCGAGTGAGCCATGACTGACGTACACGTCGTTGCCGTCTGTGGGAGTCTGCGCGATGAGAGCTTTACGCGAGCCACGCTACAACGGGCGCTCGAGGGGGCAGGGGATGTCGGAGCCGAAACCGACCTTCTCGACCTCCGCGAGTTCGACCTGCCGCTGTTCGATGGCGACGTCGACCGGGAAGACGCCGGGGACGCAGCCGAGTTGGCTCGAGTCCTCCGCGATGCCGATGCGATCATCCTCGGATCGCCGATGTATCACGGCTCGTACTCATCGCCGCTAAAAACGGCGCTGGATTACTGCGGATTTGATGAGTTCGAAGACAAGACGGTCGGCCTCGTTGGCGTCGCTGGTGGGTCGTTCCCCGTGACCACACTCGAGCACCTGCGCTCTGTGTGCCGGGCACTCAACGCCTGGGTGTTGCCCCATCAGGTCGCCATTCCGCGGGCGAGCAGCGCAATCGAAGGCGGGGTATTCGTCGACGAGAAACTCGAGGAACGAGTCGCGACGCTCGGTCGGCGAGTCGTCCAGTACGCGGCCATCGAACCGGATCCTGGCTCGTTCGAAGGGGATCAGAACGTCGGCGCGTGAAGATTGGTTTCGGAATTCGGCTCAGGGCTCGAGCGTCTGTTGAAAACGCCGTTGATGGGCCAGGAAGACGAAGACGCCGAAAACGAGCAGCCCGACCTGAATGGCTTCGACCTGAATAACGAGCGTCCGGTCACCGAGCGAGAATGACTCGCTCAGAACGGACCAGTCGCTAAACCAGGCGGAAGCGAGTAAGATGGTCGCTCCAATCGCGATGAGACCGGCTGCTAACAGTGCCGTGAACTGTCCCCGCTGGGTATCGGTAAGCCGAAAAACGCGTCGCTCGAGCAGAAACTGAATCGTGAGAATAGTCGCCAAAAGCGTTCCGGCGACGATGAGGCCAAATACGCCACCCGTCAGTTCTGCGGCGAGTAACCAGACCAGCCAACCGGTAACGAGCGTAAGCGTCGCTCCGATGCGCACCGGTGTCAGAATGTCGTCGATGGCCGTTGTCGTCAACCCGTAGACGCCCATTCGTAACAAGGCGCCACAGAACAGAACGCCTAAACCGGCGAGTGCCGTCGAAACCGAGCGCGAGCCGTCGACAACCAGCAGGAACCACACGCCAACAGCGAGCGTCTCGAGCGTCGCTGCGCAGACGGCAGCACCCACACCGACCAGTCGACGTCGGGTGTGCCGACCGAACGCGTCCGACTGGCGGATAACGCTCATACCCACCGTACGGAGACGGGGGCTTTCGTTAATCGATGCGTTCGAAGCCATCGAAACCCACGCTCAACGTCTGGACTCGCGGCTCGATTTGGCAAACGCTTTAACCACGGCTTTCCCCGCTTTCATCCGATGCACGCGATCACGAACAGTGGGTGGATCGAAGTCGTCACCGGCAGTATGTTCTCCGGGAAGACCGAAGAACTGCTCCGTCGGCTTCGTCGCGCGGAGATCGCGGGACAGGATGTCGCCGTGTTTACGCCAGCGATCGACGACCGATACGGCAAAGACGCGGTGGGGTCACACGATGGTCGACGATGGGAGGCAGTTGCCGTCGAACCGGACAGCGATTTCGAAGCCGTCAACGAGCACCTGAACGGCGAGAAAGTCGTCGCGTTCGACGAGGGGAACTTCTTTACCCCGGCGCTCGTCGAGTGCTGTGAGCGACTCGCCGGCGACGGCCGGCGGGTCATCGTCAGCGGTCTCGACCTGAACTTTCGTGGGGAACCCTACCAACCCATGCCACAACTGATTGCCGTCGCCGAATACGTCGAAAAGTTCCGAGCTATCTGTACGCAGTGCGGTGAGCCAGCCACCAGAACACAACGGATGATTAACGGCGAACCGGCCCACGTCGACGACCCGACGACCCTCGTCGGTGCCGAAGAATCCTACGAAGCACGCTGTCGTCACTGTCACACAATCCGACGAGACTAACCCGATGACCCAGTGGATCGAAAACCCCGAAGGCGGCCGTGACCGAGGACCGCGCGGACTGGCTCGGGCCTGGCTCGAGGTGCTGGTACGCCCTCAGCGGTTCTTTCGCACAGGCGTCTCTCCGGGCGATCAGGCTCCCGGATTGACGTTTCTGATGACCGTCGTGCTGGTCGCGGTCACGTCCCAGTACGTCTTCACGCCGGAATCGTTCCCGTCACTTCCCGTCTCGCCAGTCCTCGCGGCTGCGTTCTGGATTAGTCTCGTTGTCTTGCTGGTTGCGCCGCTCGGATTACACCTGTTGTCGGCCCTCCAGACGCTATTTTTGCTGGTGGTCGTGAACGATCGTGCCGGCATTAGCCAGACCGTACAGGTTCTCGCCTACGCAACGGCCCCGTGCGTGGTGGCTGGCGTCCCGATTCCCGCGATCCGCGCGGTTGCCTGTCTGTACGGAGCCATATTGCTGGTCGCTGGCTTGCGTATCGTTCACGAGACGTCCCTCATCCGTGCATTACTCGCCGGCTTCGTACCGGCGCTCCTTCTCTTTGGCTACGGGTTCGGGGGGATAGCTGCTCTCGAGGCACTGGGCGTCACCGTTCCGTTGTAGCCGAACTGGTACTCCGTCAAGGCTCGAGCATTTCGCCGAACAGTTCCGCAGTCAGTAGGGGCTCCTTACTGCTCGAGCAACGCGGAAAACGAATCGAAACGGTGTACAGAACTATCCGTCGTGGTGTGGTGGTCGAAAATATGCCCGATGACGAACAACACGAATCGGAAACGCCACTCTCCGAGCGCCTCGTGAAGGGTGCAGTCGAAAAAGGAATGGAAACGCCGATGCGAGACCCGATTCTCGAGGCCGTCGAGGAAGCCGACGAAACGACCCCGCCGGCAAAACGCTGGATTCCGGCTGCCGGTGGACTGGTGAGTCTCGGAGCGCTCGCCGGCTACCTCGCCGGTCGAGCCAAACTCTTCGAGCGCACGACCGAAGCGAGCGTCGACATCGAAGCTGATGCCGACGTCGAACTCGAGTCGACGCCGGAGACGGCAGAGGAGACGGACGAGACAACGGACGCAGAGGAAGGTGGCCGGTCGCTCGCCAAACTGCTCGCCCTCGGTGGTGGCATCGTCGGGGCTGCCGTACTCTGGCGTCGCCGACAATCGGCGGACGACGAGTGGGAACCCATCGAAACCTTCGAACCGGCCGTCGATGCCGTCGACTCGAGCTTCGAGGGCGAGGAATCGAGGTCCGGCGAAACCGAAACGGACGCTGATTCACCGACGGAAGCGGAAGGTGTCGACCCCGACGATACTACAGCGACTGGCGAAACGGCAAACGACGAAGCGGAAACCACGCCCGGTGGGACCGACGAATCGAGCTAAGAACGTTTGCTCGAGAACTGCCTTTCATAGCTCACCTGTAAACTGCCTTTCATACACCACTCGAGCCGGTCGATAGCCCGCAACTATGGTAGTCAGCGAAAGTCCATGCACATCCTACCGCAAGACGCCATTGCGGTAGCTGTGGAAATCGTTTCACTACCTCCGACAGATACTGCCGACGGGTGAGAAGACCTAAGAGGGCGACGGCGACACTGTGAACTGATGGAGACGACCCACCGTGTCGTGATCGGAGACGCCCGCGACCTCTCGAGCGTCCCGGACGAGTCGGTCGAACTCGTGGTCACCTCGCCACCGTATCCGATGATCGAAATGTGGGACGACCTCTTCACCACCCTCGATCCGGCCATCGGTGACGCCCTCGAGGCAGGAGACGGGGCTGGAGCGTTCGACGCGATGCACGCCCAACTGGACCGCGTATGGGCCGAGATCGAGCGGGTGCTGGTCGATGGCGGCATTGCCTGTATCAACGTCGGCGACGCGACGCGGACGCTCGAGGAGAGCTTTCGTGTCTACCAGAACCACGCGCGAGTTATCGACGACCTCGAGGCACGTGGCTTCGAACCCCTTCCCGAGATTCTGTGGCGAAAGCCGGCCAACAGCGCGGCCAAGTTCATGGGAAGCGGAATGATCCCCCCGAACGCGTACGTGACACTCGAGCACGAGTACGTACTCGTCTTCCGTAAGGGAAAAACCAGTCGGTCGTTCCCCCCGGGAGCCGACGACCGGTACGAAGCCGCGTACTTCTGGGAGGAACGCAATCGGTGGTTCACCGACCTCTGGACGGATGTCACCGGAACACTACAAACACTCGAGAACGGGGGGACGAATGCGGACGATGCGAACCACGCGGCCACAGACACTCGAGGGGGCCTCCGGGAACGCTCGGCAGCCTACCCCCTCGAGATCCCCTACCGACTCCTCTGTATGTACTCCGCCTACGGCGACACCGTTCTCGACCCGTTCTGGGGGACTGGAACGACGTCGATTGCGGCGATGTGTGCCGGCCGAAATTCGATCGGTTGTGAACTCGAGGCGGGCTTTCGGGACGTGTTCGAGGACCGTCTCGCCGATCTACCAGCGCTCTCGAAATCGATCGCTGCTGGCCGGCTCGAGCGCCACCGGGCGTTCGTCGACCGACAGCGAGAGCGGCCGGACGGCACCAGTCTCGAGTACACGGCCGAACACTACGACGTGCCGGTCGTGACCTCGATGGAAACCGGGATCAAGCTGTACACGGTTGCCGACCTCGAGTCGACCGAAGGAGGGTATCGAGCCATCCATCGGCCGCTCGTGGCGGAATAATGATCTGCTTTGCTACTATATCCATACTACCATCGATTTATTTTCATAGTTGCTATGAAACTTGTACCTGATTTGGCACCATCACTATTGAAATCATAGTATGGGTGGCGTTGACGGCCCGACTCGACTCAGAACAGGACTCGGACCGTAACACCTGTGGGGTTTGTAGCGAATATCCTGCTATGGGATACCATACAATTTCCCCAACTAACATCGCGCCGTTCGATGCCCCCGGACGAGACTTTCGGTCGATCAGTGGCGCGCTCGACCTCGAGCACCTCGGACTCAACCACATCACGGCCGATCCCGGCGAACAGATCCCGATGCACTACCACGCACACGAGACACAGGAGGAGGCGTTTTACGTCATCGAGGGAACCTTGCACGTCGAGACACCCGATAGGGAGTACGTCGTCGAGGCAGGCTCGCTCTTCGTTGTCGAGCCAGGAAACTACCACCGCGGCTACAATCCGGACGCTGCGGACGAGTCGCTCGAGGTGCTCGCCGTCGGGGCACCGAGCGGAAAAGACGCGACGGTGTACGAATCCGAAAGTGAAGAATAGGACGAGCCATACCGGCTCACGTTCACCTTACACGGACACTCCGGAAGCGAAGAACGGTGTACATATTCCCTGACCGAGGAGAGTCAACTGTACTGACGCAGCTATTTATACGGGTTCCATCCTGCGATTCGTTCGTACCATGCCAGTATCCCGACGACAGACCATAACCGCTGCCGGTGGACTAGCAATGAGCAGCGGCACCGTTTTCGCGCGCGGCGAACACGACGACGACGAACGAGACGACACATACGACGACGAAGATGAGGCACCCGGCGAACACGAACCGGCGGCACCGATGACTGCCCTCCGAGTCGCTCACTTCTCCCCCGACGCACCCAACGTGGACGTCTACGTCGATGGTGAACGCGTCATCGCCGACCTCGCCTACGACTCGATCACGCCCTACCTCGAGATCACGCCGGGAACCTACACCGTGACGATCACGGCCGCTGGCGACGCTGACACAGTTGCGTTCGAAGGCGATCTGTGGCTCGGTCGTGCCTTCTACACGGTCGCCGCTATCGGGGAACTCGGTGCCGGGACGTTCAGACCACACGTCCTGATCGACGACGGCTCGGTACTCTTGCGAGCTGTCCACGCCGCTCCCGACGCGCCCGCGGTCGACATCTACGCAAACGACGGCGACAACCCGATTATCGAAGACGTCGCATTCGGCCAGTCGACTAACTACGTCGCAATCCCAGCAGCCTCGTACACGCTCGATATCCGCCCCGCCGGCGACCCAGATACGACCGTCGCCAGTTTCGACGTCGATCTCGATCGGGGGGTCGCCTACACCGGGTTCGCAATCGGCTATCTTGAGCCGGGCGACCGCGAAGACCGAGCGTTTACCCTGCGAGCAACGGTCGACGGCCCGATGGCGACACACCAGGCGGACTAATCCGGTCTGCGCACACTTTTCAGTGGCAATCACCAACCGGCTGGCGTGTGACGGCCAGGCCGACCCTTTCGTCAATCGTGTCCTGAACGGTCCGGGGGTCGCTATCAGCCTGCTTCCTCGTCCGTCGGCACGAATCGATCCGGTTCAACACAGGAGAGTACGAGCCGCTCGCCACCGAGCGTCCGCAGATGGAGATCCAGGTTTCCGTGTTCGTCCGCCCACTCGAGCATCGCATCGGCGTTCGACCGGTCGTAGTACGCAGGCAGTCCCAGCACCCGACCGGCAGCTTCGAAGCGGATGAACAGCCCAAGGAGAACGAGCTCGTCAGCAACGGAGGCGTAGACGTCGATCCCGTCAGGATCGGCGTCCTCGACCAGCCCCTCGAGGGTTTCGTAGGCGCTCTTTGGCAACAACACG comes from the Natronosalvus amylolyticus genome and includes:
- a CDS encoding YIP1 family protein codes for the protein MTQWIENPEGGRDRGPRGLARAWLEVLVRPQRFFRTGVSPGDQAPGLTFLMTVVLVAVTSQYVFTPESFPSLPVSPVLAAAFWISLVVLLVAPLGLHLLSALQTLFLLVVVNDRAGISQTVQVLAYATAPCVVAGVPIPAIRAVACLYGAILLVAGLRIVHETSLIRALLAGFVPALLLFGYGFGGIAALEALGVTVPL
- a CDS encoding DUF4397 domain-containing protein — encoded protein: MPVSRRQTITAAGGLAMSSGTVFARGEHDDDERDDTYDDEDEAPGEHEPAAPMTALRVAHFSPDAPNVDVYVDGERVIADLAYDSITPYLEITPGTYTVTITAAGDADTVAFEGDLWLGRAFYTVAAIGELGAGTFRPHVLIDDGSVLLRAVHAAPDAPAVDIYANDGDNPIIEDVAFGQSTNYVAIPAASYTLDIRPAGDPDTTVASFDVDLDRGVAYTGFAIGYLEPGDREDRAFTLRATVDGPMATHQAD
- a CDS encoding A/G-specific adenine glycosylase gives rise to the protein MSDSGDVDDDLRGLDDETLEEVQSALIEWYEDDHRSYPWRETEDPYEILISEVMSQQTQLDRVVDAWADFLERWPTTEALAAADRAAVVGFWSSHSLGYNNRAKYLHEAAKQIESDPQFDGEFPQSPTELEELMGVGPYTANAVASFAFNNGNAVVDTNVKRVCYRAFDVPDDDDAFEAAANRLLPDGESRVWNNAIMELGAVACTKQPRCDTADCPWREWCHAYETGDFTAPDVPTQSAFDGSRRQFRGRIVRTLEEYDELDLDTLGHRIRVDYSPDGNHGRDWLEGLLADLVDDGLVELEERKGDDDTERIARLRR
- a CDS encoding DUF7529 family protein; amino-acid sequence: MSSNLETPMRVKPYWEPLLADIDATVAEYEENGYDGTALHPGPVTVLGPGAYEGSAGLSVLLPKSAYETLEGLVEDADPDGIDVYASVADELVLLGLFIRFEAAGRVLGLPAYYDRSNADAMLEWADEHGNLDLHLRTLGGERLVLSCVEPDRFVPTDEEAG
- a CDS encoding thymidine kinase — its product is MHAITNSGWIEVVTGSMFSGKTEELLRRLRRAEIAGQDVAVFTPAIDDRYGKDAVGSHDGRRWEAVAVEPDSDFEAVNEHLNGEKVVAFDEGNFFTPALVECCERLAGDGRRVIVSGLDLNFRGEPYQPMPQLIAVAEYVEKFRAICTQCGEPATRTQRMINGEPAHVDDPTTLVGAEESYEARCRHCHTIRRD
- a CDS encoding cupin domain-containing protein, with amino-acid sequence MGYHTISPTNIAPFDAPGRDFRSISGALDLEHLGLNHITADPGEQIPMHYHAHETQEEAFYVIEGTLHVETPDREYVVEAGSLFVVEPGNYHRGYNPDAADESLEVLAVGAPSGKDATVYESESEE
- a CDS encoding NADPH-dependent FMN reductase, with translation MTDVHVVAVCGSLRDESFTRATLQRALEGAGDVGAETDLLDLREFDLPLFDGDVDREDAGDAAELARVLRDADAIILGSPMYHGSYSSPLKTALDYCGFDEFEDKTVGLVGVAGGSFPVTTLEHLRSVCRALNAWVLPHQVAIPRASSAIEGGVFVDEKLEERVATLGRRVVQYAAIEPDPGSFEGDQNVGA
- a CDS encoding O-acetylhomoserine aminocarboxypropyltransferase/cysteine synthase family protein — protein: MTDDSDRSLATDSLHAGQEPDPATGARAPPLYQTTSYVFDDADDAASQFALEEPGYIYSRLMNPTLETLQGRLAALEGGVGAVVTASGMAALDLTTFLLAEAGDNIVSSSSLYGGTYTYLTHSVERRGITTRFVDSLDYEGYAEAIDEDTAYVHLETIGNPALDTPDISRIADIAHDNGVPLFVDNTFATPALCRPLEHGADLVWNSTTKWLHGSGTTVGGVVVDGGSFPWAEYPEKYPEIAADNPAYHGVNFAETFGDAAFTYAAIARGLRDLGNQQSPFDAWQTIQGLETLPLRMERHCENAMAVAEFLEDHEAVSWVTYPGLESHPTHDNASQYLDGGYGGMITFGLEAGYEAARQTVESTELASLLANVGDAKTLIIHPASTTHQQLSAEEKESSGVTDDLIRLSVGIEDPGHIIADLEAAIESAT
- a CDS encoding DNA-methyltransferase; the encoded protein is METTHRVVIGDARDLSSVPDESVELVVTSPPYPMIEMWDDLFTTLDPAIGDALEAGDGAGAFDAMHAQLDRVWAEIERVLVDGGIACINVGDATRTLEESFRVYQNHARVIDDLEARGFEPLPEILWRKPANSAAKFMGSGMIPPNAYVTLEHEYVLVFRKGKTSRSFPPGADDRYEAAYFWEERNRWFTDLWTDVTGTLQTLENGGTNADDANHAATDTRGGLRERSAAYPLEIPYRLLCMYSAYGDTVLDPFWGTGTTSIAAMCAGRNSIGCELEAGFRDVFEDRLADLPALSKSIAAGRLERHRAFVDRQRERPDGTSLEYTAEHYDVPVVTSMETGIKLYTVADLESTEGGYRAIHRPLVAE